Proteins encoded within one genomic window of Terriglobia bacterium:
- a CDS encoding carboxypeptidase-like regulatory domain-containing protein → MKRLALIPTLALLCALALHAEDNVATLNFLVVKADNGKPIRNAAIVLHPVRKDGKQEYGGYELKTDLEGKASFAGAPFGKLRVQVLQRGFQTYGEDFDIYQPTQHITIKLKRPQPQYSIYDDKSKSGEKKPDDKPKQDAKKPDEKPK, encoded by the coding sequence ATGAAGCGGCTTGCGCTTATACCCACGTTGGCGCTGCTCTGCGCCCTCGCCCTCCACGCCGAGGACAATGTCGCCACCCTGAATTTTCTCGTCGTGAAGGCGGACAATGGCAAGCCCATCCGCAACGCCGCCATCGTTCTGCACCCCGTCAGAAAGGACGGCAAACAGGAATACGGCGGATACGAGCTCAAAACCGATCTCGAGGGCAAGGCCAGCTTCGCCGGCGCCCCCTTCGGCAAGCTGCGCGTGCAGGTGCTGCAGCGCGGCTTCCAGACCTACGGCGAGGACTTCGACATCTACCAGCCGACGCAGCACATCACCATCAAGCTCAAGCGCCCGCAGCCCCAGTACTCGATTTACGATGACAAGTCGAAGTCCGGCGAAAAGAAGCCGGATGACAAGCCGAAACAGGACGCCAAGAAGCCCGACGAGAAGCCGAAATAG
- a CDS encoding RidA family protein codes for MLLTPLLLCAQTAPKSAKKAAAQPSRRYINLPKPVQAPFSDAVLVGNTLYIAGRIGVDPKTGKPPERIEEEIRIALDGIKSVLAEAGMTMDDLVFVQVFSPDLSLYAKFNDMYKTYFGKDYPARAFIGSGPLLRGGHFEINAIAVKR; via the coding sequence ATGTTGTTAACCCCGCTGTTACTCTGCGCGCAAACCGCGCCCAAGTCCGCAAAAAAGGCCGCTGCACAGCCGTCACGCCGCTACATCAACCTGCCCAAGCCGGTGCAAGCGCCCTTCAGCGACGCCGTCCTCGTCGGTAATACGCTCTACATCGCCGGTCGCATCGGCGTGGATCCCAAGACCGGCAAGCCGCCCGAGCGGATCGAAGAAGAAATCCGCATAGCGCTCGACGGCATCAAGTCCGTGCTCGCCGAGGCCGGCATGACCATGGACGACCTCGTCTTCGTCCAAGTCTTCAGCCCCGATCTCTCCCTCTACGCCAAGTTCAACGACATGTACAAAACCTACTTCGGCAAGGATTACCCCGCGCGCGCCTTCATCGGTTCCGGGCCGCTGTTGCGCGGCGGACATTTCGAGATCAACGCCATTGCCGTAAAGCGGTAA
- a CDS encoding class IV adenylate cyclase, which produces MAGPKEVEIKFALEDPGAVGRKLRALGFRCETPRTHEMNTLYDLPGEVLRQRGELLRLRKYGDKWRLTHKGPGSPGRHKTRVENETAVEQGERMEAILSALGLAPSFRYEKFRSEWSDGTGHVVVDETPIGNYGEIEGPPPWIDTTAHALGIVPEEYITESYAQLFFDWKKRTGSPAEEMTFAAVNRTPDSAAR; this is translated from the coding sequence ATGGCGGGGCCGAAGGAAGTGGAAATCAAGTTCGCGCTGGAGGACCCGGGCGCGGTGGGAAGGAAGCTGCGCGCGCTGGGATTCCGCTGCGAGACGCCGCGTACGCACGAGATGAACACCCTCTACGACCTGCCGGGCGAGGTCCTGCGACAGCGGGGCGAACTTCTGCGGCTGCGCAAGTACGGCGACAAATGGAGGCTGACGCACAAGGGGCCGGGGAGCCCGGGACGGCACAAAACGCGGGTGGAAAATGAGACGGCGGTGGAGCAGGGCGAACGGATGGAAGCGATCCTGAGCGCGCTCGGGTTGGCGCCCAGCTTTCGCTACGAAAAATTCCGCAGCGAGTGGAGCGACGGCACGGGACACGTCGTGGTGGACGAGACGCCGATCGGAAATTACGGCGAGATCGAGGGACCTCCGCCGTGGATTGATACAACGGCGCACGCGCTGGGGATAGTTCCGGAGGAGTACATCACGGAATCGTATGCGCAGCTTTTTTTCGACTGGAAGAAGCGGACCGGCAGCCCGGCGGAGGAAATGACATTCGCGGCGGTGAACAGAACGCCTGATTCTGCCGCCCGGTGA
- a CDS encoding endonuclease III domain-containing protein: MFGAWGRLHWWPAESRFEVIVGAFLTQNTAWTNVEKATAELRGARVLSLAGIRNTPTAELERLIRSAGYFRQKAQRLKNFVAHLDRRYGGSLDRMFARPTAELREELLALNGIGPETADSILLYAGNHPVFVVDAYTRRILDRHRILPPNAPYEDIRRLFEEALGAADFLSECESQVPQSAGAKPEGSCHPPTRMSTARRTTAAQVFNEMHGLMVGVGKNFCLKAQVRCEQCPLRELLPARGARLESGTGARRRVRSR, translated from the coding sequence TTGTTTGGCGCGTGGGGACGGCTGCATTGGTGGCCGGCAGAGAGCCGGTTTGAGGTGATCGTGGGCGCATTTCTGACGCAGAACACGGCGTGGACGAACGTCGAGAAGGCGACGGCGGAACTGCGGGGGGCGCGCGTGCTGAGCCTGGCGGGGATCCGGAATACGCCGACGGCGGAACTGGAGCGGCTGATACGCTCCGCCGGATATTTCCGTCAGAAGGCGCAACGGCTGAAGAATTTTGTCGCGCACCTCGATCGGCGATACGGCGGGTCGCTGGACCGCATGTTCGCTCGCCCGACGGCCGAACTGCGCGAGGAATTGCTGGCGCTGAATGGCATCGGGCCCGAGACCGCGGATTCGATTCTGCTTTACGCCGGCAATCATCCCGTGTTCGTGGTGGACGCGTACACGCGCAGGATTCTCGACCGTCACCGGATCCTGCCCCCGAATGCTCCGTATGAAGACATTCGCCGGCTATTCGAGGAGGCGCTGGGGGCCGCCGACTTCCTGAGCGAGTGCGAAAGCCAGGTCCCCCAGAGTGCAGGGGCGAAGCCGGAAGGGTCGTGCCATCCGCCGACGCGCATGAGCACAGCGCGGCGGACGACGGCGGCGCAGGTGTTTAACGAGATGCATGGGTTGATGGTGGGTGTGGGGAAGAATTTTTGTTTGAAGGCGCAGGTGAGGTGTGAGCAGTGTCCGCTGCGGGAGTTGTTGCCGGCGAGAGGAGCGAGATTGGAATCCGGCACGGGGGCGCGGAGACGCGTGCGTTCGCGTTGA
- a CDS encoding HAMP domain-containing protein, with protein MARGAGFGLSANAPIRREETSHRRRTALIVLAVAIFLLFFIVSSQQAFNLTFMRPTTSEQTLIFSALSALIFLLLVALMVVLVRTLLKLFAETRGGVLGSRFRVKMVLGALVLSFGPVLFLFLFAYGLMNRSIDKWFSRPVEEVREDTAKVTSLLSNYALENAKAEARSIAEAPPTQRDFEKGDFGQVVSVFRHHEAPLQGGFAAAIVDGEAEAAYHLPEPWPMLRERIGEHQGSLLPLPKSFTLNGAEYMLGAAMVGGRGGWIMVGMPLPVDFSRTIAQIEASQRRYMELAQQRKLVRRTYMGLLLLLTVLVLFAATWLALFLSKFVTRPVAALAEATQEISRGRLDYRVAVHTGDELGKLVQSFNRMAEELEGSRGLIEASSRDLAEANAALEQRRRHMETILESIPTGVLSLDAERRITHTNNALNRILWPDGNGSHEGARIDTIFPPDVMQEMRHLLRKADRMGSTTSQMEIPFQRHHLIAAVTAASLQHDGRRQGYVLVFEDLSDLLKAQKQTAWREVARRVAHEIKNPLTPIALSAERIRRHLERGTPPDAQSLEIIKGCAETIGGAVETVRTLVDEFSTLARFPQAQPQPADVNAIVESALAMFNGRLDGIRVLTQLAPDLPKVMADPEAIKRAIANLVDNAAEAMQESLMREVEISTALAGTRDAVEIVIADTGHGVTRELKEKLFMPYFSTKKRGTGLGLAIVSRIVEDHRGTIRVEENKPVGARFIVELPVASEPAQIVHA; from the coding sequence ATGGCACGCGGGGCAGGATTTGGTTTGTCTGCCAACGCGCCAATTCGTCGGGAAGAAACGTCGCACCGGCGCAGGACGGCCCTGATTGTGCTCGCCGTCGCCATCTTCTTGCTGTTTTTCATCGTCTCGTCGCAGCAGGCGTTCAACCTGACATTCATGCGGCCCACCACCAGCGAGCAGACACTGATTTTCTCGGCGCTGTCGGCGCTGATTTTCCTGCTGCTCGTGGCGCTGATGGTGGTGCTGGTGCGCACGCTGCTGAAGCTGTTTGCGGAGACGCGCGGCGGCGTGCTGGGGTCGAGATTCCGCGTAAAGATGGTGCTGGGCGCGCTGGTGCTGTCGTTCGGCCCGGTGCTGTTCCTGTTCCTGTTCGCCTACGGGCTGATGAACCGCTCGATTGACAAATGGTTTTCGCGCCCCGTGGAAGAGGTGCGTGAGGATACGGCCAAGGTAACGTCGTTGCTTTCCAATTACGCGCTGGAAAACGCGAAGGCAGAGGCGAGATCGATTGCAGAGGCGCCGCCGACGCAGCGCGATTTTGAAAAAGGCGATTTCGGGCAGGTGGTGAGTGTCTTCCGGCACCACGAGGCGCCGCTGCAGGGCGGATTCGCGGCCGCGATTGTCGATGGCGAAGCGGAGGCCGCTTATCACCTTCCGGAGCCGTGGCCGATGTTGCGGGAGCGCATCGGCGAGCACCAGGGTTCGTTGCTGCCGCTGCCGAAATCGTTCACGCTCAACGGCGCCGAATACATGCTGGGCGCGGCGATGGTGGGCGGGCGGGGCGGTTGGATCATGGTGGGCATGCCGCTGCCAGTGGACTTTTCGCGCACCATAGCGCAGATCGAAGCCAGCCAGCGCCGCTACATGGAACTGGCGCAGCAACGCAAGCTGGTGCGGCGCACCTATATGGGCCTGCTCCTGTTGTTGACGGTGCTGGTGCTGTTCGCGGCGACGTGGCTGGCACTATTCCTTTCGAAATTCGTGACTCGGCCGGTGGCCGCTCTGGCGGAAGCGACACAGGAAATTTCGCGCGGCAGACTGGACTACCGGGTCGCGGTGCATACCGGAGATGAGCTCGGTAAGCTGGTGCAGTCGTTCAACCGGATGGCGGAGGAGCTGGAAGGATCACGGGGGCTGATTGAGGCGTCCAGCCGCGACCTAGCTGAGGCTAACGCCGCGCTGGAACAGCGCCGCCGGCACATGGAGACCATTCTGGAGAGCATTCCCACGGGGGTGCTTTCCCTCGACGCCGAGCGCCGCATCACGCACACCAATAACGCACTCAACCGCATTCTGTGGCCCGACGGCAATGGCTCGCACGAAGGCGCGCGCATTGACACCATCTTTCCGCCGGACGTCATGCAGGAGATGCGTCACCTGCTGCGCAAGGCCGACCGCATGGGCTCCACCACCAGCCAGATGGAAATCCCGTTCCAGCGCCATCACCTGATCGCGGCGGTCACCGCGGCATCGCTGCAGCACGATGGCCGGCGGCAGGGTTACGTGCTGGTGTTCGAGGATCTTTCCGATCTGCTGAAGGCGCAGAAACAGACGGCGTGGCGCGAGGTGGCGCGGCGCGTGGCGCACGAAATCAAGAACCCACTGACGCCGATCGCGTTGTCGGCGGAGCGCATCCGGCGTCACCTGGAGCGTGGAACGCCGCCCGACGCGCAGTCGCTGGAGATCATCAAAGGGTGCGCGGAAACGATCGGCGGCGCGGTGGAGACGGTGCGCACGTTGGTGGACGAGTTTTCCACCTTGGCGCGCTTCCCCCAGGCACAGCCGCAACCGGCGGACGTGAACGCCATCGTGGAATCCGCACTCGCAATGTTCAACGGGCGTCTGGACGGCATCCGCGTGCTGACACAGCTTGCCCCCGACCTGCCCAAAGTGATGGCCGATCCGGAAGCGATCAAACGCGCCATCGCCAACCTGGTGGACAACGCCGCCGAAGCAATGCAGGAATCGCTGATGCGAGAAGTGGAAATCTCGACCGCGCTGGCGGGCACGCGCGACGCGGTGGAGATTGTGATTGCCGATACCGGACACGGCGTCACGCGCGAACTCAAGGAGAAGCTGTTCATGCCGTATTTCTCGACCAAGAAGCGCGGCACCGGGCTGGGGCTGGCGATTGTCAGCCGCATCGTGGAGGACCACCGCGGCACGATCCGGGTGGAGGAGAACAAGCCGGTGGGCGCACGCTTCATTGTGGAGCTGCCGGTGGCGTCGGAACCGGCGCAGATCGTCCATGCATAA
- a CDS encoding sigma-54 dependent transcriptional regulator, translating to MHNVLIVDDESGIRESLKGVLEDEGYTAALASSGEVCLEMLDKRGFDVVLLDIWLPGMDGLETLEKIKQSDDGPEVIMISGHGTIETAVRATKLGAFDFLEKPLSLEKTLILVKNAAEARRLRVENRDLKRQQPKTVIAGESIPMKALRQQIALMAPTNGRVLIFGESGTGKELVARAIHAESPRAEAMFVEVNCAAIPEDLIESELFGHRKGSFAGASADKEGKFQKAHDGTLFLDEVGDMSLKTQAKVLRTLDEQSFTPVGGDEVVTVDARVIAATNHDLEEEISKGNFREDLFYRLNVIPFYVPPLRERLEDVPLLARHFLKEFSSQYSRRTKEMTDDAIEALMRYSWPGNIRELKNVIERIVIMNPTVAKLDRKHLPPLVYRDTPRRGGDGFSTLHQARAAYERDFILKTLDQNHGNVSRTAEVLGLERSHLYRKMKTLGIAFKE from the coding sequence ATGCATAACGTCCTCATCGTTGACGACGAATCTGGCATTCGCGAGTCGCTGAAAGGCGTGCTCGAGGACGAAGGCTACACCGCCGCGCTGGCGAGCAGCGGCGAAGTCTGCCTGGAGATGCTCGACAAGCGGGGGTTTGACGTGGTGCTGCTGGATATCTGGCTGCCCGGCATGGACGGCCTGGAAACGCTGGAGAAGATCAAGCAGTCCGACGACGGGCCCGAAGTGATCATGATCTCCGGGCACGGTACCATCGAAACCGCGGTGCGCGCCACCAAGCTGGGCGCATTCGACTTCCTGGAAAAGCCGCTCTCGCTGGAGAAGACCCTCATCCTGGTGAAGAACGCGGCCGAGGCGCGGCGGCTGCGGGTAGAGAACCGCGACCTCAAGCGGCAGCAGCCCAAGACGGTGATCGCCGGTGAGAGCATCCCGATGAAGGCACTGCGGCAGCAGATCGCACTGATGGCGCCAACCAACGGGCGCGTGCTCATCTTCGGCGAGTCAGGCACGGGGAAAGAGCTGGTCGCGCGCGCCATCCACGCCGAGAGTCCGCGCGCTGAAGCCATGTTTGTCGAGGTCAACTGCGCCGCGATTCCGGAGGATCTGATCGAGAGCGAGCTGTTCGGCCATCGCAAGGGATCGTTCGCCGGGGCGAGCGCGGACAAAGAGGGAAAGTTTCAGAAGGCGCACGATGGCACGCTGTTCCTGGACGAAGTCGGGGATATGAGCCTGAAGACGCAGGCCAAGGTGCTGCGCACGCTCGACGAGCAGAGCTTCACGCCGGTCGGCGGCGACGAAGTGGTCACGGTGGACGCGCGCGTGATCGCGGCTACCAATCACGACCTGGAAGAGGAGATTTCCAAGGGAAACTTTCGCGAAGATTTGTTTTATCGCCTCAACGTCATTCCCTTCTACGTGCCGCCGCTGCGCGAGCGCCTGGAAGACGTGCCGCTGCTGGCGCGCCATTTCCTGAAGGAATTTTCGTCGCAGTACAGCCGGCGCACGAAAGAGATGACCGACGATGCGATTGAGGCGCTGATGCGCTACTCGTGGCCGGGAAACATACGCGAATTGAAGAACGTGATCGAGCGCATCGTGATTATGAACCCGACGGTGGCGAAGCTCGACCGCAAACACCTGCCGCCGCTGGTCTATCGCGACACCCCGCGGCGCGGCGGCGACGGCTTCTCCACCCTGCACCAGGCGCGCGCGGCGTATGAGCGCGATTTCATCCTCAAGACGCTGGATCAGAACCACGGCAACGTCAGCCGCACGGCGGAAGTGCTGGGCCTGGAGCGATCCCACCTGTATCGGAAGATGAAGACGCTGGGGATTGCGTTTAAGGAGTAG
- the map gene encoding type I methionyl aminopeptidase, which produces MSIGSEEELRGMKAAGAIVARVLAAMKQCVRAGVATRELDEIGARVIRENGAVSAPRKVYQFPGENCISINDEAVHGIPGDRVIEPGDLVKLDVTIEKDGYMADAALSVAVEPVRQLHYKLARCAERAFQRALLVARAGARVHDIGRAVENEVRHSGFSVVRGLCGHGIGHKIHEAPEVPNFYEPMARQELTEGLVITIEPIIAAGSGESHTAADGWTVKTTDGKPSAHYEHTIVITRGAPIILTA; this is translated from the coding sequence ATGTCCATCGGCTCGGAAGAAGAACTTCGCGGCATGAAGGCGGCGGGCGCAATCGTGGCCCGCGTGCTCGCGGCAATGAAGCAGTGCGTTCGCGCCGGCGTGGCCACCCGCGAGCTCGACGAAATCGGCGCCCGCGTCATTCGCGAAAACGGCGCCGTCTCCGCTCCGCGCAAGGTCTATCAGTTTCCCGGCGAGAATTGCATCAGCATCAACGACGAAGCCGTGCACGGCATTCCCGGCGACCGCGTCATCGAGCCCGGGGACCTCGTCAAGCTCGACGTCACCATCGAGAAAGACGGCTACATGGCCGACGCTGCGCTCAGCGTTGCCGTCGAGCCGGTGCGCCAGCTTCATTACAAGCTGGCGCGCTGCGCCGAGCGCGCATTCCAGCGGGCGCTGCTGGTGGCGCGGGCGGGTGCGCGGGTGCACGATATCGGGCGCGCGGTGGAAAACGAAGTCCGTCACAGCGGTTTCTCTGTGGTTCGCGGCCTCTGCGGTCACGGCATCGGCCACAAGATCCACGAAGCGCCGGAAGTCCCGAACTTCTACGAGCCCATGGCGCGCCAGGAACTTACCGAAGGCCTGGTCATTACCATCGAGCCGATCATCGCGGCGGGCAGCGGGGAATCGCATACCGCGGCGGACGGCTGGACGGTTAAGACCACCGACGGCAAGCCCTCAGCGCACTACGAGCACACCATTGTGATCACCCGCGGCGCGCCCATCATTCTGACGGCGTGA
- the era gene encoding GTPase Era — translation MKSGFVTILGRPNAGKSTLLNALVGEKLAIVTHKPQTTRNRIRGILNLPAKKGRPRAQVILIDTPGVHRPENRLDKKMMREVRDALEGCHLVLLIADVTQKFGAGEPLVIDLARRANTSVILLLNKVDLVDKPRLLPLIEHWSKLYDFREIIPISARKQTGLDDLLDALVRAIPEGQPYFPADQLTDQPLRFLVAEIVREQVLISTHQEIPYATTVLIDRFEEGERLDNIAATIYCEREGQKAILIGKGGSMLKKIGTEARHQIERTLGKKVFLDLFIKVRPGWRDSSDFVEGLDWRRQLEDIAARAQWENSAADERG, via the coding sequence ATGAAGAGCGGTTTCGTCACCATTCTCGGCCGCCCCAACGCAGGCAAATCCACCCTGCTGAATGCGCTGGTCGGCGAGAAGCTCGCCATCGTCACCCACAAGCCCCAGACCACGCGCAATCGCATCCGCGGCATCCTCAATCTGCCCGCGAAGAAGGGAAGACCCAGAGCGCAGGTCATCCTCATTGACACTCCCGGCGTGCACCGCCCGGAAAATCGCCTCGACAAGAAGATGATGCGGGAGGTCCGCGACGCCCTCGAAGGATGCCACCTCGTGCTGCTCATCGCCGACGTCACTCAGAAGTTCGGCGCGGGCGAACCGTTGGTCATTGACCTGGCCAGACGCGCCAACACCTCGGTTATCCTGCTGCTCAACAAAGTTGACTTGGTGGACAAGCCGCGCCTGCTGCCCCTGATCGAGCACTGGTCCAAGTTGTACGATTTCCGCGAGATCATTCCCATCTCCGCGCGCAAGCAGACGGGCCTCGACGACCTGCTCGACGCCTTGGTGCGCGCGATCCCCGAGGGTCAACCGTATTTTCCTGCTGACCAGCTCACCGACCAGCCCTTGCGCTTCCTGGTTGCCGAAATCGTTCGCGAGCAGGTGCTCATCTCGACGCACCAGGAAATTCCGTACGCCACCACCGTGCTCATCGACCGCTTCGAGGAAGGCGAGCGCCTCGACAACATCGCTGCTACCATCTATTGCGAACGCGAAGGCCAGAAGGCGATTCTGATCGGCAAGGGCGGCTCCATGCTGAAAAAGATCGGGACCGAAGCGCGTCACCAGATCGAGCGAACGCTCGGCAAGAAAGTCTTTCTCGACCTGTTCATCAAGGTGCGTCCGGGCTGGCGCGATTCCAGCGATTTCGTCGAAGGCCTCGACTGGCGCCGCCAGCTTGAAGACATCGCCGCCCGTGCGCAGTGGGAGAACTCCGCCGCGGATGAACGCGGATGA
- a CDS encoding hemolysin family protein: MTLALAVVFVILLFVLGLVSYVERVCTERGKFLSREFEENIEAFEQQVEPRLKMHRDRVALSVAVLEQITTAAIAMLVAFTVFRDGIWSALEIVQAALAMVLIVVVFNRLLPFVLFSRTRGAWLAKFTLPLRLLLYLVFPVTLVIGFCISVASLTKEHSEPQPERPSEAMDAFIEAGQEEGIIEESDRDLIQSVVEFGDKTVREVMKPRPEMFAVPADMTIEKLTEMLRTRPYSRVPVFEGSIDKIVGIVHARDLLQVPDTEARTRTVTQLMSTDVKFVPESKRVSDLLREMQRDNLRMEIVVDEYGAVAGLVTIEDMVEEIVGEIRDERETDIVRENEYSYIVPGSMDVDRLDELFSVRFEGHEATTVAGLASEIAGRIPQHGEVINAEGLRFEVLQSTDRRVERLRISTLQRAKTGT; the protein is encoded by the coding sequence ATGACCCTCGCCCTCGCCGTCGTCTTCGTCATTCTCCTGTTCGTTCTCGGTCTCGTCTCCTACGTCGAGCGCGTTTGCACCGAACGCGGCAAGTTTCTCTCGCGCGAATTTGAGGAAAATATCGAAGCCTTCGAGCAGCAGGTCGAGCCCAGGTTGAAGATGCACCGCGACCGCGTCGCGCTCTCCGTCGCCGTACTCGAGCAGATCACAACTGCCGCCATCGCCATGCTGGTCGCCTTCACCGTCTTTCGCGACGGCATATGGTCGGCGCTGGAGATTGTGCAAGCCGCGTTGGCCATGGTCCTGATCGTCGTCGTCTTCAACCGCCTGCTCCCGTTCGTGCTTTTCTCGCGCACCCGCGGCGCTTGGCTGGCGAAGTTCACGCTCCCGCTCCGCCTCTTGCTGTACCTGGTGTTCCCTGTAACGCTGGTGATCGGCTTCTGCATCTCGGTCGCGTCGCTCACCAAAGAACACTCCGAGCCGCAGCCCGAGCGCCCCTCCGAAGCCATGGACGCCTTCATTGAGGCCGGCCAGGAAGAAGGAATCATCGAGGAAAGTGACCGCGACCTCATCCAGTCTGTCGTCGAGTTCGGCGACAAGACGGTGCGCGAGGTCATGAAGCCGCGCCCCGAAATGTTCGCCGTGCCCGCCGATATGACCATCGAGAAGCTCACCGAAATGCTGCGCACCCGTCCGTATTCACGCGTGCCCGTGTTTGAAGGCTCCATCGACAAGATCGTCGGCATCGTGCACGCCCGCGACCTGCTCCAGGTACCCGACACCGAGGCGCGCACCCGCACCGTCACCCAGTTGATGAGCACCGACGTCAAGTTCGTCCCCGAGAGCAAGCGCGTCAGCGACTTGCTGCGCGAGATGCAGCGCGACAACCTTCGCATGGAGATCGTCGTCGACGAATACGGCGCCGTCGCCGGCCTGGTCACCATCGAGGACATGGTGGAGGAGATCGTTGGCGAGATTCGCGACGAGCGCGAGACCGACATCGTCCGCGAGAACGAGTACTCCTACATCGTGCCCGGCAGCATGGACGTAGACCGCCTCGATGAACTGTTCAGCGTTCGCTTTGAAGGCCACGAGGCCACCACCGTCGCGGGGTTGGCCAGCGAAATCGCCGGACGTATCCCGCAACACGGTGAAGTCATCAACGCCGAGGGTCTGCGCTTCGAAGTGCTGCAGTCCACCGACCGCCGCGTCGAGCGCCTGCGCATCTCAACCTTGCAACGCGCCAAAACCGGAACGTAA
- the ybeY gene encoding rRNA maturation RNase YbeY: MVMIKKAAPGVSESALTRFIQRARKAAGLRGQANVLLTSSRNLRVLNRRFRGIDKPTDVLSFPPIPAVARQFSGDIVISADIAARNARLYQHTLAQEVKILILHGMLHLAGYDHESDRGQMARKEERLRRELGLSNGLIRRTEDGALSPSRATEAVDRRPSTIDPRRRVQ, encoded by the coding sequence ATGGTCATGATCAAGAAAGCGGCGCCGGGCGTTTCCGAGAGCGCGCTGACTCGTTTCATCCAGCGTGCGCGCAAGGCCGCTGGTCTGCGCGGTCAAGCCAATGTACTGCTGACCTCCAGCCGAAACCTCCGCGTCCTCAATCGCCGTTTCCGCGGAATCGATAAGCCGACCGACGTCCTCTCGTTTCCGCCGATCCCCGCCGTCGCGCGCCAATTCTCTGGCGACATCGTCATCTCTGCCGACATCGCCGCCCGCAACGCCCGCCTCTACCAGCACACACTGGCGCAGGAGGTGAAGATCCTTATTCTCCACGGTATGCTCCATCTCGCCGGCTACGACCACGAATCCGATCGCGGCCAGATGGCGCGCAAGGAAGAGCGCCTCCGCCGCGAACTCGGCCTAAGCAACGGCCTGATCCGCCGCACCGAAGATGGAGCGCTCTCGCCCTCGCGTGCGACGGAAGCCGTTGACCGTCGACCCTCGACCATCGACCCCCGGAGGCGAGTCCAATGA
- a CDS encoding PhoH family protein has product MKKNIEITQNIETLFGTRDENLRLLEAGLNVTIDLKAESVEIEGAARDVARAEQVFTDFDHLQRTGCVFNNGDLGSMLRVLASDPTATLRGLVEAGRQRSFGKRTVQPKSLNQRRYVEAIEKNDMVFGIGPAGTGKTYLAVAMAISALVSKKVNRIILARPAVEAGERLGFLPGTLQEKVDPYLRPLYDALYDMMDPEKIDRYLEKNIIEIAPIAFMRGRTLNDSFIILDEAQNTTSEQMKMFVTRLGFNSKAVITGDITQIDLPTNKRCGMLEAMDILGNVNGISFVHFDESDVVRHHLVQRIIRAYDDYKSRMNGDQMVLPINGKAGRNGSPPPVEAVAPEPKTVPEHVEE; this is encoded by the coding sequence ATGAAGAAAAACATCGAGATCACCCAGAACATTGAAACCCTGTTCGGCACTCGGGATGAAAATCTCCGTCTCCTCGAAGCAGGCCTGAACGTCACCATTGACCTGAAGGCGGAATCCGTCGAGATTGAAGGCGCGGCCCGTGACGTCGCCCGCGCCGAGCAGGTTTTCACCGACTTCGATCACCTCCAGCGCACTGGCTGCGTCTTCAATAATGGCGACCTCGGCTCCATGCTGCGCGTGCTGGCCTCCGATCCCACCGCCACCCTGCGTGGTCTGGTAGAGGCCGGACGCCAGCGCTCCTTCGGCAAGCGCACCGTCCAGCCCAAGAGCCTGAACCAGCGCCGCTACGTGGAGGCGATCGAGAAGAACGACATGGTTTTTGGCATCGGCCCGGCCGGCACGGGCAAGACCTACCTCGCGGTCGCCATGGCCATCTCCGCCCTCGTCAGCAAAAAGGTGAATCGCATCATCCTGGCGCGCCCCGCGGTCGAGGCTGGCGAGCGCCTCGGCTTTCTCCCCGGCACGCTGCAAGAGAAGGTCGATCCCTATCTCCGCCCGCTCTATGACGCGCTCTACGACATGATGGATCCCGAAAAGATCGACCGTTACCTGGAGAAGAACATCATCGAGATCGCGCCCATCGCCTTCATGCGCGGGCGCACGCTCAATGACTCCTTCATCATCCTCGACGAGGCGCAGAACACCACCTCCGAGCAGATGAAGATGTTCGTCACCCGCCTCGGCTTCAACTCCAAGGCGGTCATCACCGGCGACATCACTCAGATTGACCTGCCTACCAACAAGCGCTGCGGCATGTTGGAGGCGATGGACATCCTGGGCAACGTCAACGGGATTTCGTTCGTTCACTTCGATGAAAGCGACGTGGTCCGCCACCACCTGGTGCAGCGCATCATCCGCGCCTACGACGACTACAAGTCGCGCATGAATGGCGACCAGATGGTGCTGCCCATCAACGGCAAGGCGGGCCGCAATGGCTCGCCACCGCCGGTGGAAGCAGTCGCGCCGGAGCCGAAAACGGTTCCCGAGCACGTCGAAGAGTAG